One Acetomicrobium sp. S15 = DSM 107314 DNA segment encodes these proteins:
- the coaE gene encoding dephospho-CoA kinase (Dephospho-CoA kinase (CoaE) performs the final step in coenzyme A biosynthesis.) → MLVIGLTGDVGGGKSSVALLWEKEGAHIVDADKIVRELWREPEIIEAAVTRWGSVILDSDGSVRPQVIARLAFSDVREYRWLCDLIHPKVMRRMERAVFASNRWVVAEIPLLFEVGVPWWVDFVVYVTAPPDERLARLSSARGWGEEELRGREAYLLPREEKIRSSHWVIENDGTPEELRAKAAELAEMFSFFSEPIEVTVSCGSEEEARRLSKAVIDRRKAACVHVYPIESLYWWKGNVEEDHEWEVSFKTVLPLYPDLVGIISKEHSYEVPVINMASVVKANRDALLWLWEELSGEPDNHAHRS, encoded by the coding sequence ATGTTGGTTATAGGCCTCACCGGAGACGTTGGGGGTGGTAAAAGCAGCGTGGCGCTCCTCTGGGAGAAGGAAGGGGCTCACATAGTCGATGCCGATAAGATCGTGCGCGAGCTATGGCGGGAGCCAGAGATTATAGAAGCGGCCGTCACCAGGTGGGGAAGCGTCATCCTCGATTCCGATGGCTCAGTGCGCCCTCAGGTCATCGCGCGTTTGGCCTTCTCGGATGTGCGTGAATACAGATGGCTTTGCGATCTCATCCATCCCAAGGTGATGAGGCGCATGGAAAGGGCCGTATTCGCTTCCAATAGATGGGTCGTGGCCGAGATCCCGCTCCTTTTTGAGGTGGGTGTGCCGTGGTGGGTCGATTTTGTCGTCTATGTCACCGCTCCCCCTGATGAGCGCCTGGCGCGCCTCTCCTCCGCGAGGGGATGGGGCGAGGAGGAGTTGAGAGGCCGTGAGGCTTATCTTTTGCCTCGCGAGGAGAAGATCCGCTCCTCCCATTGGGTGATAGAAAACGACGGGACGCCGGAGGAGTTGCGAGCCAAAGCGGCCGAGCTCGCCGAGATGTTCTCTTTTTTCTCCGAGCCGATAGAGGTGACCGTGAGTTGCGGCAGCGAAGAGGAGGCCAGACGTCTATCCAAAGCGGTTATCGATAGGCGAAAGGCTGCCTGCGTGCACGTTTATCCCATAGAGAGCCTCTACTGGTGGAAGGGCAACGTAGAGGAGGACCATGAGTGGGAGGTTTCGTTTAAGACCGTCCTTCCACTTTATCCGGATTTGGTAGGGATTATATCCAAAGAGCACAGCTACGAGGTGCCCGTCATAAATATGGCATCCGTAGTCAAGGCTAACAGGGATGCTTTGCTCTGGTTATGGGAGGAGCTATCAGGTGAACCTGATAACCACGCACATCGGAGCTGA
- the hypB gene encoding hydrogenase nickel incorporation protein HypB: protein MPRLVEIRKSVMEADEEIARRLRNMLDRRGVLMLNLIGSPGSGKTTLLERSLIDPPFRSAVIEGDVETTRDLDRIKATGVPVVQINTHGGCHLEANLIERALERLPEDVDVIFIENVGNLVCPAEFYLGEDHKVAICSVAEGGDKPLKYPNLFHQASAVVLTKVDLKPYVPFDEVTFWGDVDKLNPKAARLEVSAIKGEGISKWIDLVGGWLCAKRERGS from the coding sequence GTGCCGAGATTGGTCGAAATTAGAAAATCCGTGATGGAGGCTGACGAAGAGATAGCTCGTCGTCTGCGAAATATGTTGGACAGGCGCGGGGTTTTAATGCTCAATCTGATCGGTTCCCCTGGCTCTGGCAAGACGACGCTACTCGAGCGTTCGCTCATTGACCCACCTTTTCGCTCCGCGGTGATAGAGGGCGATGTGGAGACCACCCGCGACCTGGACCGCATAAAAGCCACAGGTGTCCCCGTAGTGCAGATCAATACACACGGGGGGTGTCATTTGGAAGCTAACCTCATTGAGAGAGCACTCGAGAGGCTTCCCGAAGATGTGGATGTGATATTCATCGAGAACGTGGGCAACTTGGTATGTCCGGCGGAGTTTTACTTGGGCGAGGATCACAAGGTCGCCATTTGCAGCGTCGCCGAAGGAGGGGACAAGCCGCTCAAATACCCGAACCTGTTTCATCAAGCCAGCGCCGTCGTGCTGACCAAGGTCGATCTGAAGCCCTACGTCCCATTCGATGAGGTGACATTTTGGGGTGACGTGGACAAGCTGAATCCCAAGGCTGCGCGCCTCGAGGTATCGGCCATCAAGGGAGAGGGGATTTCGAAGTGGATCGACCTTGTGGGGGGGTGGCTATGCGCCAAGAGGGAGAGGGGCAGTTGA
- a CDS encoding CBS domain-containing protein — translation MNLITTHIGADFDSLASMVAASKIYGGSQLAFSGSAARNVREFLRKFGGRWNVLTPSKVDASSVTLLVVVDASSPSRIGPFASLVGAPGVAVHIYDHHPPDQVEMNASLAVIEPVGATTTILVEKLLEAHVPISPQEATLFAMGIYEDTGALTFGATCKRDFAAIAALWELGADMTQIPTYVELDLSPEERAFLDKLIGNAREHFIGGAKVVISLLSADGYMDGLSLFVHRLRDYFGADVALAIVTMEKRTYVIVRSRESVLNAASFLAPLGGGGHPQAAAVALPRQDPEELLADLEKKLRNAITPQVRVRDAMTSPVMAVSPKLSIDEAYRLMMRYGHAALPLVEGGKLVGIITRKDLDKAHMHGLGSAPVSEFMSEGVISISSKASIHEAHQLMVVHNIGRLPVVDDGKLVGILTRTDLLRALYPSSIPPEERQMGLSLPWTEGVSELMAQRLPAWVQQLLRRLGERAEDMGMQAYIVGGFVRDLLLDRQNLDLDVVIEGDAVSYAESWRRDGCDVAIHQRFRTGTITFPGGRKVDVATARREFYEYPVAQPTVLSDSLKHDLYRRDFTVNAMAICINPSMWGTLIDYFGGRRDLQKKLLKVLHNVSFVEDPSRVLRGIRLKWRLGFSMEENTLRLAKNCIKGGLLALLSGTRVRGELEIIFREENPYPVYKELADLGAWEVLFQGIKIDKSTDRNIRRLAFLAKRLGSELSEEEKESLWLAYLSSLLISSSDEVQWRALDKLHLAPSERTAVRRALDDLGTAEQELGGRGFKEPAHIYNFLKGVPVSAAFFWAAATDRPRVRRRILLFFTRLRKIRPMLTGRDILEMGYGEGPIVGEILKELLTARLNGIVETREEEIEWVRRSFPLKERT, via the coding sequence GTGAACCTGATAACCACGCACATCGGAGCTGACTTCGACTCCCTTGCCAGCATGGTTGCCGCATCAAAAATTTATGGTGGCTCTCAGCTCGCCTTCTCGGGTTCAGCTGCCAGAAATGTGCGGGAGTTTTTGAGGAAATTCGGCGGTCGTTGGAACGTTTTGACGCCGAGCAAGGTGGACGCCTCTTCTGTCACGTTGCTCGTGGTCGTAGATGCGTCTTCCCCTTCTCGCATAGGCCCCTTCGCGTCGCTCGTAGGAGCTCCAGGCGTCGCCGTCCACATTTATGATCATCACCCGCCCGATCAAGTTGAGATGAACGCGAGCCTTGCCGTGATAGAGCCGGTGGGAGCCACCACGACGATCCTGGTGGAAAAGCTCTTGGAAGCGCACGTGCCGATATCGCCTCAGGAGGCGACGCTATTTGCTATGGGAATATACGAAGACACGGGCGCGCTCACCTTTGGGGCTACATGCAAGCGAGATTTTGCGGCCATCGCTGCCCTGTGGGAGCTGGGCGCCGATATGACTCAGATCCCAACCTATGTAGAGTTGGACCTGAGCCCCGAGGAGAGGGCCTTTCTGGACAAGCTCATAGGAAACGCCAGGGAACATTTTATAGGCGGCGCCAAGGTAGTGATCTCCCTCCTTTCAGCTGATGGCTACATGGATGGGCTTTCGCTCTTCGTCCATCGCCTGCGCGATTATTTTGGGGCAGACGTAGCGCTGGCTATCGTCACTATGGAGAAGCGCACCTACGTAATAGTTCGAAGTAGAGAAAGCGTCTTGAACGCCGCGTCGTTTTTGGCGCCGTTGGGCGGAGGAGGGCATCCTCAAGCCGCTGCTGTCGCCCTTCCTCGTCAAGATCCGGAAGAGCTGTTGGCCGACCTCGAGAAAAAGCTTAGGAACGCCATAACACCCCAAGTTCGCGTGCGCGACGCCATGACCAGTCCCGTGATGGCCGTATCGCCGAAACTTTCTATAGATGAGGCCTATCGGCTCATGATGCGCTATGGCCATGCCGCCCTTCCCCTGGTGGAGGGTGGAAAACTCGTCGGTATTATAACGAGAAAAGATCTGGACAAGGCTCACATGCACGGCCTTGGATCGGCCCCGGTGAGCGAGTTTATGAGCGAAGGGGTGATCTCGATCTCCTCCAAAGCCTCCATACACGAAGCCCATCAGCTCATGGTCGTTCACAACATAGGGCGCTTACCGGTGGTGGACGACGGCAAGCTCGTGGGAATTTTGACGCGCACCGACTTATTACGCGCCCTTTACCCGTCGTCGATACCTCCAGAAGAACGCCAGATGGGGCTTTCGCTTCCTTGGACGGAGGGGGTCTCAGAGCTCATGGCCCAGAGGCTTCCGGCGTGGGTGCAACAACTATTGCGAAGGCTCGGAGAGCGAGCCGAGGATATGGGCATGCAGGCTTATATCGTGGGGGGCTTTGTCAGGGACCTGCTCTTAGACCGCCAGAATCTCGATCTGGATGTGGTGATAGAGGGGGATGCCGTCTCCTACGCCGAGTCCTGGAGGAGGGACGGCTGTGACGTGGCCATTCATCAGCGCTTCAGAACCGGGACTATAACATTCCCGGGCGGGCGAAAGGTCGACGTAGCCACGGCACGCCGGGAGTTCTACGAATATCCGGTGGCTCAGCCTACGGTATTGAGCGATTCGCTGAAGCACGATCTCTATCGTAGAGATTTCACGGTCAATGCTATGGCCATATGCATAAACCCGTCGATGTGGGGCACACTCATAGATTACTTCGGCGGCCGTCGCGACCTGCAGAAGAAATTGCTCAAAGTGTTACACAATGTGAGTTTTGTGGAGGATCCGAGCCGCGTCCTTAGAGGCATAAGGTTAAAATGGCGCTTAGGCTTCTCTATGGAAGAAAATACGTTGCGGCTTGCAAAGAACTGCATAAAAGGAGGACTTTTGGCGCTCCTCTCCGGTACGAGGGTGCGCGGAGAGCTTGAGATCATCTTCCGCGAGGAAAATCCCTACCCGGTATATAAAGAACTCGCTGACCTCGGCGCCTGGGAGGTGCTCTTTCAGGGGATCAAGATAGACAAGAGCACGGATAGAAATATACGGCGCCTCGCCTTTCTCGCAAAGCGGCTGGGGAGCGAGCTGTCGGAGGAGGAGAAGGAATCTCTATGGCTCGCTTACCTTTCGTCCCTCCTCATTTCGTCGTCCGACGAGGTGCAGTGGCGAGCGCTGGATAAGTTGCACTTGGCGCCGAGCGAGAGGACAGCGGTTAGGCGCGCCTTAGATGATTTGGGCACGGCTGAACAAGAGTTAGGCGGCAGGGGTTTCAAAGAGCCCGCGCATATCTATAATTTCCTCAAGGGCGTGCCGGTGTCTGCCGCTTTCTTTTGGGCCGCAGCCACGGATCGCCCCAGGGTCAGAAGGCGCATCTTGCTCTTTTTTACCCGCCTTCGTAAGATCCGGCCCATGTTGACCGGGAGGGACATTTTGGAGATGGGTTACGGAGAAGGTCCCATCGTGGGCGAAATCTTAAAGGAGTTGCTAACGGCCCGCCTCAATGGGATTGTGGAAACGCGTGAAGAAGAGATCGAGTGGGTACGGCGCTCCTTCCCGTTAAAAGAAAGGACGTGA
- the surE gene encoding 5'/3'-nucleotidase SurE, protein MRLLLTNDDGVFATGIAILARKLAEVGHRVVVVAPDRERSSIGHAVTLTRPLRLIRVESGPYPPGLEVYACDGTPSDCVVLGLEEISPDAELILSGINGGPNLGDDVTYSGTVSAAMEGILMKKTSVAVSLDCHIDDEEKRYETAALVVVRMLAWMKVNPVSEGVLLNVNVPNLPFAQLKGIKATRKGQRVYAGKVNKLRDPNGRTYYWIAGKPEDDLVEGTDVWAVSHGYVSVTPLHMDMTHYPSLERFEASGIENALGEEAQ, encoded by the coding sequence ATGCGCCTTTTACTCACAAATGATGACGGCGTCTTCGCCACCGGCATCGCAATACTCGCCAGGAAGCTCGCAGAGGTGGGTCATCGCGTAGTTGTGGTGGCGCCCGACAGAGAGAGGAGCAGCATCGGCCATGCCGTAACGCTGACGCGCCCCTTGCGGCTCATTCGCGTCGAGAGCGGGCCTTATCCCCCAGGGCTTGAGGTCTATGCCTGCGATGGAACGCCTTCGGACTGCGTCGTCTTGGGGTTGGAGGAGATATCTCCCGATGCGGAGCTCATACTTTCCGGCATCAACGGCGGCCCAAATTTAGGTGATGACGTGACCTATTCTGGGACCGTGTCGGCCGCCATGGAAGGTATCCTTATGAAAAAGACATCTGTCGCTGTTTCCCTCGATTGCCACATCGACGATGAGGAAAAGAGATACGAGACCGCCGCCCTCGTCGTCGTGAGGATGCTCGCATGGATGAAGGTCAACCCTGTCTCCGAAGGTGTGCTGCTGAACGTGAACGTGCCCAATCTCCCCTTCGCCCAGTTAAAAGGGATAAAGGCCACGCGCAAGGGGCAACGGGTCTACGCCGGCAAGGTGAACAAACTGCGCGATCCCAACGGCCGCACGTATTATTGGATAGCAGGAAAGCCAGAGGACGACCTCGTAGAGGGGACGGATGTCTGGGCTGTATCTCATGGCTACGTCTCTGTGACGCCGCTTCATATGGACATGACGCACTACCCATCTCTCGAAAGGTTCGAAGCCAGCGGAATAGAGAATGCCTTGGGAGAAGAGGCGCAGTGA
- a CDS encoding site-2 protease family protein: MYGMPNWADLVLSIPAVLWAITFHEYCHGYVAYRLGDPTPEASGRLTLNPLAHLDIFGTLMLLLFRFGWAKPVPIDPRHFKRPGRDIILVSLAGAAGNILTAVVCGLAVRLFPTLFWANLALARFIVIMMLMNLGLAVFNLLPVPPLDGSRILMVLLPPRALRYYFWLERYGFVILMLLIFMGVVQSIIGPVISAIMMLIL, encoded by the coding sequence ATGTATGGTATGCCCAATTGGGCTGACCTCGTTTTGAGCATACCGGCCGTGTTGTGGGCCATCACTTTTCATGAATATTGCCATGGCTATGTGGCGTATAGGTTGGGGGATCCCACGCCCGAGGCCAGCGGCCGACTGACGCTGAACCCCTTAGCTCACCTCGATATATTCGGGACCTTGATGCTTCTCCTCTTTCGCTTCGGTTGGGCTAAGCCTGTGCCTATAGACCCTCGACACTTCAAGCGCCCGGGGAGGGATATAATCCTGGTCTCTCTCGCAGGTGCCGCAGGGAACATTTTGACGGCTGTCGTCTGCGGCTTAGCTGTGCGCTTATTTCCGACGTTGTTTTGGGCGAACCTCGCTTTGGCGCGCTTCATAGTGATTATGATGCTTATGAACCTCGGATTGGCCGTCTTTAACCTATTGCCCGTGCCCCCGCTCGATGGTTCGAGGATTCTCATGGTGTTGCTTCCTCCGCGGGCTCTTCGGTACTACTTCTGGCTCGAGCGCTACGGTTTCGTCATACTGATGCTCCTCATCTTTATGGGTGTAGTTCAGTCCATAATCGGCCCTGTAATTTCGGCTATAATGATGTTGATCCTATAG
- a CDS encoding ATP-dependent helicase: MRQEGEGQLTPERLLEGLNPQQREAVTYTEGPLLVLAGAGSGKTRVLAHKVAYLVAAKKVLPHQILAVTFTNKAAKEMNLRISRLLGQDLKGMQVCTFHSYGLHFLYRNAKRLSRLGLSSSFVVFDRADCKNLVKRIVNEQNLDPERFEAGRVLELISHGKVNSDPKTMRPADLEGQNLLLYEIYQKRLREQDAVDFDDLLLIPLHILSTDEEALESERARIRYCLVDEYQDVNRPQYLLLKRLVGPSGKIAVVGDPDQSIYQWRGADVSMILNFEHDFPKAKVVILSQNYRSTEMILGAANAVIRHNRNRKPKDLWTTRSGGESVRILFAGDDEEEASFVANEIKKLRQRGYPYREMAVLYRVNALSRTYEKAFLERGIPYRIVRGVSFYERREVKDILAYMRLALNPFDEASLYRIGNVPVRGLGSKGLEVLADWLSLHRDLEPRSLWEELAESGADLKGKAESGAKTLALHMREILERSNNVGAVIDYVLDSVGYAEYLRGHDPKDWEERLENVRELLSVAGSSGGLAEMLAEVALFTDMDLPDEGEDRVNLLTLHAAKGLEFPVVFLVGLEEGLCPHERSIEEASDVEEERRLCYVGMTRAKEMLYLSCANSRLLFGMRGHREPSRFLDEIPDEYKVLDDRREEEGYVGYRPHRRRWGW, translated from the coding sequence ATGCGCCAAGAGGGAGAGGGGCAGTTGACGCCGGAGAGGCTGCTCGAGGGGTTGAACCCGCAGCAGAGGGAGGCCGTAACCTATACGGAGGGTCCCCTCCTCGTGCTCGCGGGGGCAGGAAGTGGCAAGACGAGGGTCTTGGCGCACAAGGTCGCCTATCTAGTTGCCGCTAAAAAAGTGTTGCCGCACCAAATTCTCGCCGTTACCTTCACAAATAAGGCTGCCAAAGAAATGAATTTGCGGATATCTCGCCTCTTGGGTCAAGACTTGAAGGGGATGCAGGTGTGCACGTTTCATTCCTACGGCCTGCATTTCCTGTATCGAAATGCCAAGAGGTTATCCAGGCTCGGCCTCTCGTCATCTTTTGTCGTCTTCGACAGGGCTGATTGCAAAAACCTGGTCAAGCGCATCGTGAACGAGCAGAATCTTGACCCGGAGCGCTTCGAGGCCGGGCGGGTTTTGGAGTTGATATCCCACGGCAAAGTCAATTCCGACCCAAAGACCATGCGCCCAGCGGACTTGGAGGGGCAGAATCTTCTGTTGTATGAGATCTATCAAAAGAGACTTCGCGAGCAGGATGCCGTCGATTTCGACGACCTTCTACTCATCCCTTTGCACATCCTGTCCACGGATGAGGAGGCTTTGGAATCGGAGCGAGCCAGGATCCGCTACTGTTTAGTGGATGAATACCAAGACGTGAACCGCCCTCAATATCTGCTGTTGAAAAGGTTGGTCGGTCCTTCCGGAAAGATCGCGGTAGTCGGCGATCCCGACCAGTCGATCTATCAATGGCGAGGTGCCGACGTGTCCATGATCTTGAACTTCGAGCATGACTTTCCCAAGGCCAAAGTGGTGATATTGAGTCAGAACTATCGCTCGACCGAGATGATACTCGGCGCGGCGAACGCCGTCATCCGCCATAACCGCAACAGGAAGCCCAAAGACCTGTGGACTACGAGGAGCGGTGGCGAAAGCGTCCGCATCCTCTTCGCCGGAGACGATGAAGAAGAGGCGTCTTTCGTGGCCAACGAGATAAAAAAACTCAGGCAGCGCGGCTATCCTTACAGGGAGATGGCCGTCTTGTACCGGGTTAACGCGCTTAGCCGCACCTACGAAAAGGCCTTTTTGGAGCGGGGTATCCCCTACAGGATTGTGAGGGGCGTCTCGTTCTACGAGCGCAGGGAGGTCAAAGATATTTTGGCCTATATGCGCTTGGCTCTGAATCCATTTGACGAAGCCTCCCTTTACCGCATAGGTAATGTGCCGGTTCGAGGCCTCGGCAGCAAAGGGCTTGAGGTTTTGGCCGATTGGTTGAGCTTGCATCGGGACCTTGAACCAAGGTCGCTTTGGGAGGAACTCGCCGAAAGCGGCGCCGACCTAAAGGGAAAAGCCGAAAGCGGCGCTAAAACCTTGGCTCTTCACATGAGAGAGATTTTGGAGCGCTCGAACAACGTGGGCGCAGTCATCGATTACGTGCTCGACTCGGTGGGGTATGCCGAGTATTTGAGAGGACACGATCCCAAGGACTGGGAGGAGCGGCTCGAAAACGTGAGGGAGCTCCTCTCCGTAGCCGGCAGCTCGGGGGGATTGGCGGAGATGCTGGCCGAGGTTGCGCTCTTCACTGACATGGATCTCCCAGACGAGGGCGAGGATAGGGTCAACCTTTTGACCCTGCATGCCGCGAAGGGGCTTGAGTTCCCCGTCGTCTTCCTGGTAGGGCTCGAAGAAGGGCTCTGTCCCCACGAGAGGTCAATCGAAGAGGCGAGCGATGTCGAAGAAGAGAGGCGCCTCTGTTACGTAGGCATGACCAGGGCTAAGGAGATGTTGTATCTCAGCTGTGCTAACAGCCGCCTGCTCTTCGGCATGAGAGGGCATCGCGAACCGTCTCGCTTCCTCGATGAAATCCCGGATGAATATAAGGTCTTGGACGACCGCAGGGAGGAGGAGGGCTATGTTGGTTATAGGCCTCACCGGAGACGTTGGGGGTGGTAA